A single genomic interval of uncultured Desulfobacter sp. harbors:
- a CDS encoding response regulator has protein sequence MKILVIDDETHIRQSLADYLEDSDYDVVTAENGRQGLALISSEKPDLVLLDLRMPEMHGIDVLQQGKKIMPDLPMIVISGANRIGDVVKALRYGAWDYIEKPIQSFTVLDHSINLALEKARLIRENQAYQKNLEIMVTERTRELKNANTHLFNINARLHKIVETTQRLHGCVDMKHFGKKVLEEFAAHMAATGGSLYLLEENGLRLVHSVISGHAPEFIPFPLPEDSVFKTILEKGESLLVRNIEEEKIYLTSGWSGYSNGSFLAFPIRENSGTPIGVITIHNKKTPPFVDQDKYVGAILSSYCCETIRAIKAFQESKKKEIQLQQAQKMEAIGTLAGGIAHDFNNILSVIIGYAELAKINIGTNEKAQKNIDQVMRGAKRAGEIVSQILTFSRQVESEMKPLEIHLIVKEAVKFLRSSIPSTIHIIEKLDTKDMVLADATQIHQVVMNLCTNAYHAMRETGGTLSIFLRSAEPSMKDLEEGCSSGKYIALQITDTGCGIDEKVMDRIFDPYFTTKEVSQGTGLGLAVVNNIVKKHNGMIKVNSRAGGGTVVDVFFPVFNTALDKRTKPEYSIKELGGTERILLVDDEQGILDSTQQMLSSMGYTVSAFSDSISAFNAFAEEPDAFEVVITDMSMPNMDGRLLSEKILSLKKDIPVILCTGFHETFTEKDAVKMGIRRYFHKPVLIQTLTLAIREELDRFGKNHGTN, from the coding sequence TTGAAAATACTTGTAATTGATGATGAAACGCATATCCGTCAAAGTCTTGCCGACTATCTGGAAGATAGTGATTATGATGTTGTAACAGCAGAAAACGGCCGACAGGGCCTGGCGTTGATTTCCTCTGAGAAACCGGACCTTGTGCTGCTGGATTTAAGGATGCCTGAGATGCACGGGATTGATGTTTTGCAGCAAGGCAAAAAAATAATGCCGGATTTGCCCATGATCGTTATATCAGGCGCAAATCGTATCGGGGATGTGGTAAAGGCGTTGCGCTACGGTGCCTGGGATTACATAGAAAAGCCCATACAAAGTTTTACCGTATTGGACCATTCAATAAATCTGGCTCTGGAAAAGGCCAGATTAATTCGAGAAAACCAAGCGTACCAGAAAAATCTGGAAATTATGGTAACGGAAAGAACCCGTGAGCTTAAAAACGCCAACACACATTTATTCAACATCAATGCGCGGTTGCATAAAATTGTGGAAACCACACAAAGGTTGCACGGTTGCGTAGATATGAAACATTTCGGCAAGAAGGTGCTTGAAGAATTTGCAGCCCATATGGCGGCTACCGGCGGTAGTTTGTATTTACTTGAAGAAAATGGGCTGCGGCTTGTGCATTCAGTTATTTCCGGGCACGCGCCTGAATTTATCCCTTTCCCGCTACCTGAGGACTCTGTGTTCAAAACAATTTTGGAAAAGGGTGAATCACTTCTTGTCCGAAATATTGAAGAAGAAAAGATATATCTAACCAGCGGGTGGTCCGGGTATTCAAATGGTTCATTTCTTGCTTTCCCAATAAGGGAGAATTCCGGCACGCCCATTGGAGTTATCACAATTCATAATAAAAAAACGCCCCCCTTTGTTGATCAGGATAAATATGTTGGTGCCATCCTTTCGTCTTATTGTTGCGAAACCATACGGGCCATTAAAGCATTTCAGGAGTCCAAGAAAAAAGAAATCCAGCTTCAACAAGCCCAGAAAATGGAAGCAATCGGAACGCTGGCCGGAGGAATTGCCCATGATTTTAATAATATCCTTTCCGTTATTATCGGATATGCAGAATTGGCCAAAATAAACATCGGCACAAATGAAAAGGCCCAAAAAAATATTGACCAGGTGATGAGAGGAGCAAAGCGTGCCGGTGAAATTGTCTCCCAGATTCTGACGTTCAGCCGGCAGGTTGAGTCTGAAATGAAACCCTTGGAAATTCATTTGATCGTAAAAGAAGCTGTTAAATTCCTTCGATCGTCCATTCCTTCCACCATCCATATTATTGAAAAATTGGACACCAAAGATATGGTTCTGGCTGACGCGACACAGATTCATCAGGTGGTTATGAATCTGTGTACCAACGCATATCATGCCATGAGGGAGACCGGCGGAACGTTGTCCATATTTCTAAGAAGTGCTGAACCCTCCATGAAAGACCTGGAAGAGGGGTGCTCTTCGGGTAAATATATCGCTTTGCAGATAACGGATACCGGATGTGGCATTGATGAAAAAGTTATGGACCGGATTTTTGATCCCTATTTCACAACTAAAGAAGTCTCCCAGGGAACAGGGCTGGGCTTGGCCGTAGTCAACAACATTGTTAAAAAACATAACGGCATGATAAAAGTTAACAGCCGGGCCGGTGGGGGAACGGTTGTTGACGTTTTTTTTCCGGTATTCAATACCGCTCTGGATAAACGCACAAAACCGGAATACAGTATAAAAGAATTAGGTGGAACCGAACGTATTCTGCTTGTTGATGATGAACAAGGTATTCTGGATTCCACACAGCAAATGCTTTCCAGTATGGGATATACCGTATCTGCTTTTTCTGACAGCATATCCGCTTTTAATGCATTTGCCGAAGAACCGGATGCCTTTGAAGTGGTGATTACCGATATGAGCATGCCCAATATGGACGGCAGATTATTGTCGGAAAAAATTTTATCTCTGAAAAAGGATATTCCGGTAATCCTTTGCACAGGGTTTCATGAAACATTTACTGAAAAGGACGCTGTTAAAATGGGTATTCGCCGATATTTCCACAAACCGGTTCTCATACAAACCTTAACATTAGCCATTCGGGAAGAATTAGACCGGTTCGGGAAAAATCATGGAACAAATTAA
- a CDS encoding DNA ligase, with amino-acid sequence MQKARSYTGKEDIKGWVMSEKLDGIRGYWDGSRLLTRKGLPLHPPPWFTKNFPAFELDGELWTKQGDFEFIQSVVLDAEPGPGWEKINYHIFEVPNHKGTFFHRLDRAKAWFKSHPSTHVKVIRQILIQDRSDLDRFFLEVESRGGEGVIVKNPNMPYQTGRSAHVLKVKKARDMEGVVIGINKGKGKYQNAMGSLTLKLENGVIFKLGTGFTDLVRNNPPVVGTTVTFKYHGFSKNGIPKFASFLRVRAD; translated from the coding sequence TTGCAAAAGGCCCGGTCGTATACCGGAAAAGAAGACATTAAGGGCTGGGTAATGAGCGAAAAACTGGATGGGATAAGGGGGTACTGGGACGGCAGTCGCCTGTTGACCCGAAAGGGGCTGCCCCTTCACCCGCCGCCATGGTTCACCAAAAATTTTCCTGCCTTTGAATTGGATGGCGAGTTGTGGACCAAACAAGGGGATTTTGAGTTTATCCAATCTGTGGTGCTTGATGCCGAACCCGGCCCGGGGTGGGAAAAAATCAATTACCATATTTTTGAAGTGCCTAACCATAAAGGGACATTCTTTCATCGGCTTGACAGGGCAAAAGCGTGGTTCAAATCCCATCCGTCAACACATGTCAAGGTGATCCGGCAGATTTTGATTCAAGATAGATCGGACCTGGACCGTTTTTTTCTTGAAGTGGAATCAAGGGGTGGTGAAGGCGTTATCGTAAAAAATCCCAATATGCCCTACCAAACCGGCAGAAGCGCCCATGTCCTCAAGGTTAAAAAAGCCCGGGACATGGAGGGTGTTGTCATTGGTATTAACAAGGGAAAAGGAAAATATCAAAATGCCATGGGATCACTTACGTTGAAACTGGAAAACGGCGTTATTTTTAAATTAGGGACCGGATTTACGGATTTGGTTCGAAACAACCCACCTGTTGTTGGTACAACGGTGACGTTTAAATATCATGGGTTCAGTAAAAACGGGATTCCTAAATTCGCCTCTTTTTTAAGGGTCAGGGCGGATTGA
- a CDS encoding response regulator gives MEQIKKSILIVDDETYIRQSFIDYFEDRHWLVFDTESGESALELLKTQACSAAIVDIRMTGMDGEVFIRSASEKYPDMVFAICTGSPEYQTSEDILRLPNVANQVFGKPVIDMDKLENIIKGMLGGNPSIRPDP, from the coding sequence ATGGAACAAATTAAAAAAAGCATATTAATCGTTGATGATGAAACCTATATCCGCCAAAGCTTTATTGACTATTTTGAAGACCGGCATTGGCTGGTTTTTGATACGGAAAGTGGGGAGTCTGCACTTGAACTGCTTAAGACTCAGGCCTGTTCCGCTGCCATTGTAGACATTCGTATGACCGGAATGGATGGGGAAGTGTTTATTAGAAGCGCATCAGAAAAATATCCTGATATGGTTTTTGCCATCTGTACAGGCTCTCCTGAATATCAAACATCGGAAGATATTCTTCGACTCCCCAATGTTGCAAATCAGGTTTTTGGGAAACCGGTGATAGATATGGATAAACTGGAAAATATTATCAAAGGAATGTTGGGCGGAAATCCTTCAATCCGCCCTGACCCTTAA